From one Methylomonas paludis genomic stretch:
- a CDS encoding DUF4124 domain-containing protein, with protein sequence MTDTYTAPVFIAKPGTPTVSVRQWNCQHSTKSNPGLKAQLSKIPVPSDAVSSPDSDAEMAIYDPVHDSLWEFWKMRHVNGTWQACWGGQIKNFSKSNGIFPWPYGATATGLPLAAGQITAEELQSGQINHVIGISLVELADKSIFSWPANRSDGSNPKNLPHRIPEGTRFRLDPSINLDALKLTSVAKIIAKAAQIYGFVVWDKSGAISLRAENVLSYTALGLANPYPALFAGKQSWAILKNFPWDKLQFLSRNYGK encoded by the coding sequence ATGACGGATACCTACACTGCTCCAGTATTTATTGCTAAACCCGGCACACCCACTGTGTCTGTGCGGCAATGGAATTGCCAACATTCCACAAAATCAAATCCAGGTTTGAAAGCACAACTAAGCAAAATTCCCGTACCGAGCGACGCCGTCAGTTCACCGGATAGTGATGCGGAAATGGCCATATACGATCCAGTCCATGATAGCCTATGGGAATTCTGGAAAATGCGGCATGTTAATGGTACTTGGCAAGCCTGTTGGGGCGGTCAAATCAAAAACTTCTCTAAGTCTAATGGAATTTTCCCCTGGCCTTATGGAGCCACGGCCACGGGTTTGCCTTTGGCGGCTGGACAAATTACTGCAGAGGAGCTACAAAGCGGTCAAATCAATCATGTCATTGGCATATCACTGGTTGAACTAGCCGATAAAAGCATCTTTTCCTGGCCAGCTAATCGCTCCGATGGTAGCAACCCTAAAAATCTCCCCCATCGGATACCGGAAGGCACCCGCTTCAGGTTGGATCCCTCTATCAACTTAGATGCGTTAAAACTGACATCGGTAGCCAAAATCATTGCCAAAGCCGCTCAAATCTATGGCTTCGTTGTCTGGGATAAAAGTGGAGCGATTTCCTTACGTGCCGAAAACGTGCTGTCTTATACAGCTCTAGGCTTGGCAAATCCTTATCCTGCTTTATTTGCCGGCAAACAAAGCTGGGCGATTTTAAAAAATTTTCCTTGGGATAAATTGCAGTTCTTATCAAGGAACTATGGGAAATAA